The following nucleotide sequence is from Pandoraea thiooxydans.
GCGCGTAACCCGCCCGCGAGCCGCGCGGCCGCGGCCGCATCCCTATCGCAAACCACACCGTTGCCAACGGCACAGGCCGGGTGCATCCGTTCGCGCGCAGCGCGAGCCCGCCCCGCGCATGCCGCCGGTGTTTTCGTCACGCTTGTCCGCCAAGAGGAGGCCGGCATGTATCAAGATCCACGCTCGAATCCATCATCGAGCCGCTTGCAGCACAGTCTGAAACAACGCCATATGTCCATGATCGCGCTGGGTGGCGTGATCGGCGCCGGCCTGTTCGTCGGCAGCGGCGTCGTTATCCACTCGGCCGGCCCGGCCGCGATCATTTCGTTTCTGATTACCGGCGCGCTGGTGGTGCTGGTCATGCGCATGCTCGGCGAGATGGCCTGCGCGCTGCCGGCCGTCGGCTCGTTCTATGAATATGCCCGGCTGGCGTTCGACGACCGTCCGGCGGCGGGCGAGCTGGCGGGCTTTCTGACCGGCTGGATGTACTGGTATTTCTGGGTCATCGTGGTCGCGGTCGAGGCCGTGGCGGGGGCCTCGCTGGTCCAGTTCTGGCTGCCAGGCGTGCCGGCCTGGACCATCAGCCTGGTGCTGCTGGTCCTGCTAACGCTGACCAACCTGGTGTCGGTCGCCTCTTACGGGGAGTTCGAGTTCTGGTTCGCCTCGATCAAGGTCGCGGCCATCGTGGTGTTTCTGTTCCTGGGCGGCCTTTATGTGCTGGGCCTGTGGCCGCACGCCACCGGCGGGCTGAGCAATATCACCGCGCATGGCGGCTTCATGCCCAACGGCATCGGGCCGGTGCTCAGCGGCGCGGTAGCCGCGACCGGTTTCTATTTCGGTGCCGAGATTGTCACGATTGCCGCGGCCGAGGCCGCCGAGCCGCACCAGGCGGTCGCACGGGCCACCAATTCGGTCATCGGTCGCGTGCTGTTTTTCTACGTCGGCTCGATTCTGCTGGTGGTTGCCCTGGTGCCATGGAACTCGGCCGGCATGGCTACGCCCTATGTGAGCGCGCTGGAGGCGATCCATATTCCGGCCGCGGCCAACATCATGAATGCCGTGGTGCTGACCGCCGTGCTCTCGGCGCTCAATTCGGGTCTTTACGCGTCCTCGCGCATGCTGTTCGCATTGACCCGGCGCGGCGATGCGCCAGCCGCGCTGGCCCGGCTGAACGGTCGCGGCGTGCCGGTGCGGGCGATTCTGGCCGGCACCCTGTTCGGCTATGCCGCAGTCGTCATGTCATATGTCTCGCCGGACAAGGTGTTTGCCTTCCTGGTGAATTCGTATGGCACGGTGGCGATTTTCGTCTATGTACTGATCGCCCTGTCGCAGCTGCGGCTGCGCGCCCGGCTCGAACGTCAGGCGCCCGAGCGCCTGAAAGTACGGATGTGGTGCTTTCCGTGGCTGACCTACGTCGCCATCGCCGGCATGCTCGGCATCGTCACCGCGATGGCCTTCATTCCGTCGCAGCGCACGCCGCTGGCGCTCGGCGTGGTAAGCTTGGCGATCCTGCTGGCGGCGTTCGCGCTGCGCTCGATCTGGCGCGGGCCCCGCCTGCCCCAGGGACAGTACGAAACGTAATACGGGCGACCGGCGCGCGCCGGTTGCGAGCACCCAGCCGGCGCCGCCTGTGCGCCGGCTTTTTTTTGCACCATTCTGGCTCCCACGAAGGCTCCCAACTGGCCCTAACGCATTGGCCGCGCAACTGGTTCAATGACATCCATGGGGTCGTTCGAACCCCGGCATCGAACCTGTATTCCGAGGAGTCAAAAATCATGGATCAACAAAACCAAGTCAGCGTCGAATTCCTGCAAGCCTTCAGCGATGCGTGGAACCGCCACGACCTGGACGGCCTGATGGAGTTCATGGCCGACGACTGCGTCTTCCAGGCCGCCGGCGGCCCCGAATTGTGCGGCAAGACGTTTGCCGGACGCGCGGCGGTACGCGAGGGCTTTGCGCTGGCCTGGCAAGCTTTTCCCGATGCGCAGTGGCTCGACGGCGTGCATTTCGTGTGCGGCGATCGTGGCGTGTCGGAATGGACCTTCACCGGCACCCGTGCCGACGGCACGCGCATCGAGGCGCGCGGCGTCGACATCTTTACGTTTCGCAACGGCAAGATCGCCGTCAAGAACGCGTTCCGCAAGGACCGTCCGCCCGTTTCCGGGGCCGCTCGCTAATCCGGTCGCCGCTAGGAGACAGTCATGGAAACGATCCTGAAACAGGCGAGCGCTGCCGGCGGCAACGGCGACGACAGCCGGCACGGCAGCCCGACCCAGCCGTCGAACAAGTACGATCCGCAGTACGACCCGCTGGTCGCGCCCGACCCGGGGCGCGGGCGCGAATACGCGCCGACCTACTGGGCGGCCACGGCCGGGCCGGCGCCCGACGACGACGGCCCGATCACGCACGACATCGACGTCGACGTGGCGATCATCGGCGCCGGTTTCACGGGTCTGGTAACGGCGCTGGAACTGGCGCGCGAATATGGCATCAAGGCAACCGTGCTGGAAGCCAATCGGGTCAGTTGGGGCTGCACCAGCCGCAATGGCGGACAGGCGCAAAACGCCTCCGGGCGCCTGACCCGCAGCCAGTGGATCGAGCGATGGGGACGCGAGACGGCGCTCAGGATGCACGCCGAGATCCGCGACGGGTTCGATTATTTCAAGCATCTGATCGAAAGCGGCAACATCGCCTGCGACCCGCAGCCGGGCGGCCACCTGTACATCGCCCACCGGCCGTGGGCAATGGAGAAGCTGCGCGCGCAGTCGAAGGTGCTCAACGAGGTATTCAACTACAAATCGCGCATTCTCAGCGCCGACGAGGTCAAGCGCCAGTACGTCGGCGACGCCGAGTGCCATGGCGCCATGCACGAGCCGGACGGCATCGGTGTGCACCCGCTCAAGCTGGCCTACGGCTATTTGCGCATGGCGCGCGAGGGCGGCGCGACGGTGCATCCGTCCAGCCCGGTGACGCACTGGGAGACGCGCAACGGCATCCACTATCTGACGACCCCCGGCGGGGTGGTACGGGCCCGTGCGGTCGGCGTGGCCACCGGCGGCTATACGTCACAGGGGCTGCATCGGCAGTTGCGCAACCGGATCATGCCGATCCTGTCGAATTCGATGGTGACGCGGCCGTTGACCGATGCGGAGATCGCCGTCTGCAATTTCCGCACCAACGAGGTCATTACCGACACCCGCACGCTGCGCCACTACTACCGCAAGCTGCCCGACAACCGTGTGCAGATCGGCAGCCGCAGCGCGATCACCGGACGCGATGCGCCCAACCAGCGCCATCAGCAATTATTGATCGACGGCCTGCATCGCAAATTCCCGGCACTCAAGGGTATCCAGATCGATTATTCGTGGTGGGGCTGGGTCGACGTCAGTCACGACATGATGCCGCGCATCGTGCAGCCCGACCCGAATGAAACCGTGTATTACGCACTCGGCTACGGTGGCAATGGCGTGATGTATTCGGCCCAGGCCGGCCGGCGTATGGCGCAATGGATCGCAGGTCACGGGCGCAAGCTGGATTTGCCGATCTTCACCTCGCCGCTGCCGGGCCACATGTTCGCGCCGTTTCGCCGGCTCGGCCAGCGCATGCTGTTTCACTGGTACCACTTCCGCGACGAACGCGCCTGAGGACCCCGCGACCGGCCGGCTCTGCCCGGCCTGGCGCGCGCTATGGCTGCGCCGGCTGCTGCAGCAATGGCGCGAGCCGTCGCGCCGTCTCCTCCATTTTGGGGACCGCCTGCATCAGGTCGCTCAGGCTCAGCCGCGCAGTCGGCGCGTGGCACGCCAGCGCGGCGATGGTATGACCGTCGGCCGCGCGAATCGGCAATGCCACGGCAACCATGCCTCGCACGAATTCTTCATTGTCCACCCCGATATTGCGCACCGCCATGCGGTCGAGTTCGGCCGCCAGCAATCCCGCGTCGGTCAGGGTGCGCGGCGTCATGCGTTGCAGCGGCAAGCGCGCCAGCAACTGCTTGCGCTCGAGCGCGGACATCTGCGCAAGAAACAGCTTGCCGCTGGCGGTGCAGTGCAGCGGCACATGCGCGCCCGGCAGTAGCTGCTGGCGCAGCGGCTCGGCGGTTTCGACCCGTTCGACGTAGAGCACGCGGTCGCCGTCGAGCGCCGTGATATTGCAGGTCTCTCCAAGCGCCGCCACCAGAGTGCGCAGCACCGCGCGACACGAGCGCGTGAAGCTGTTGTTGCCGAGCGTGGCCAGCGCCAAGTGCGCCAACGCCGGCCCCGGCATATAGCCGCGCTCGTTAGGCGCGTGCACGATGAAGCCGCCGGCTTCGAGCGACTCCGTCAAACGCAGCAGCGTCGCCTTCGGAATGTGCAGGCGAACCGATAGTTGCGACAGCGTGAGCGGATGGCCCGCCCCTGCCAAGTGCGCCAGTACCGCTACCGGCCGCAGCGCACGCGCCTCCTCCGCACCACCCTCGGTACCGCGCGAGACGCCGCGGGCGGCGGCTTCCTCACTTGTCTCCATGCTTGTCTCTTTTGAAACAAAAATAAATGTTTTGATCCACTTTTTTCGATCTTAGCCCAATTTGCTTGATGAGAAATCAATTGATTCATAAAGTCGAAACAAATCATTCCATTATTAAAACAGGAGCGAGACACCATGAAGCGCGATTACGACTATGTCGTGGTGGGCGCGGGTTCAGCCGGCTGTGTCCTGGCAAACCGCCTGAGCGAAAACGGTAAATACTCGGTCTGCCTGCTCGAGGCCGGCCCGCCCGACCGGTATGTATGGATTCACATCCCGATCGGTTACGGCAAGACGATGTTTCACAAGGTCTACAACTGGGGGTTTTATACCGACCCCGATCCGAACATGCTCGGACGCCGCCTGTATTGGCCGCGCGGGCGCACGCTGGGCGGCAGCAGCTCGATCAACGGCTTGATCTACATTCGCGGCCAGAGCGCCGATTACGACCGCTGGGCCGCGCAGGGTAACGCGGGCTGGAGCTGGCAGGATTGCCTGCCTTACTTCAAGCGGCTCGAACACAACGACCTCGGCCCCGGCGCCACGCGCGGCACCGACGGTCCGTTGTGGGCAACCAGCATCCCGACCCGCAACGAACTGGTGGAGGCTTTCATCGGCGCGGCCAATAAGCTTGGCGTGCCGCGCGTGGACGACTTCAACACCGGCCATCAGGAAGGCGTCGGCTACTACCAGTTGACGACCCACAACGGCAAGCGCTGCTCGACTGCCGTGGCCTATCTGAAGCCGGCACGCCACCGCCCCAACCTGCATGTCGAGACCGACGCGCAGGCAACCAAGGTACTGTTCAAGGGCACACGCGCGACCGGCGTGCAATACGTCAAGCACGGCCAGCAGCATGAGGTGAGCGCGCGCCAGGAGGTGATTCTCTCGGCCGGCGCGCTGCAGTCGCCGCAGTTGCTGCAATTGTCGGGCGTCGGACCCGGCGCGTTGCTGCAGAAGTTCGGCATTCCGGTGGTCAAGGACGCGCCGGGCGTGGGCGAGAACCTCCAGGACCACCTGCAGATTCGCCTGATCTACGAGGTGAGCAAGCCGATCACCACCAACGATCAGCTCAACTCGCTATGGGGCCAGGCGCGCATCGGCATGCAGTGGCTGGTCTCGCGCAGCGGGCCGCTGGCGGTGGGTATCAACCAGGGCGGATTGTTTTGCCGCGCGCTGCCGGACGAAGCCGCCACCCCCGACATCCAGTTTCACTTCGGCACCCTGTCGGCCGACCAGGCCGGCGGCTCGGTGCATCCATTCTCCGGCTGCACCTATTCGGTGTGTCAGTTGCGCCCCGAATCGCGCGGCACCGTGCGCATCCAGTCGACCGATCCGCTCACGCCGCCGTCGATGCAGCCGAACTACCTGTCGGCCGACCTGGATCGGCGCACAGCCGTGGCCGGCGTGAAATTCGCGCGCCGCGTCGCGCAGGCCGACCCGATGCGCGCGCTGATGAAACGCGAGCACCGCCCCGGCCACGAAGTGCAAAGCGACGACGAGATTCTGCATTTTTGCCGGGAGTACGGCGCGACGATTTTCCACCCGTCGGGCACCGCGAAGATGGGCCCCGCGCAGGACCCCATGGCGGTGGTCGACGAACGGCTGCGCGTGCGTGGCGTGGCCGGTCTGAGGGTGGTGGATTGCTCGATCATGCCCACCCTGGTGTCGGGCAACACCAACGTGCCGGTGGTGATGGTCGCCGAGAAAGCCTCGGACATGATTCTGGCCGACGCCGTTGCCACGCGCGAGCCACTCGCCGCCTGAGCCCGCTTTTTGCAGTACGCACGACCCGCTGTATCTCATCAGAAAAAAGCGCCGGGAGGAGACATCTACGGCGCCCATCAACCGCCCTCGGGCGGCAACCATCAACGGAGACATTATGGCAAACGATAGCATCGCAATACGCCGTGTCGCGCTCGCCAGCGTCATCGGCGCGACCATCGAGTGGTACGACTTTTTTCTGTATGGCGTGATCGCCGGCATCGTCCTGAACAAGCTGTATTTCCCCGGTCACGACCAGGTGGTCTCGACCATGCTCGCCTATACGACCTTCGCGGTCGGCTTTGTCGCGCGGCCGCTGGGCGGCGTGATTTTCGGCCATTTCGGCGACCGGATCGGGCGCAAGAGCATGCTGGTGCTGACGCTGCTCATCATGGGGGTGTCGACGGTGCTCGTCGGCCTGGTGCCGACCTATAGCCAGATCGGCCTGTGGGCGCCCGTCTTGCTGTTGCTGCTGCGCGTGTTCCAGGGGATCGGCCTGGGCGGCGAATGGGGCGGCGCGGTGCTGATGACCTATGAATATGCGCCGCCCAACAAGCGCGGCTTTTATGCCAGTCTGCCGCAGATCGGCCTGTCGATCGGCCTGTGCCTGGCTGCCGGCGTGGTCGCCCTGCTCTCGAAGACGCTGACCAATGAGCAATTCCTGGCATGGGGCTGGCGTGCGGCGTTCCTGCTCTCGGCGCTGCTGGTGTTCGTCGGCATGTGGATCCGCCTGCGCGTGATGGAAACGCCTGAGTTCGCCTCGCTCAAAAACCGCCATGCGCAGGCCAAGGTGCCGTTCCTGGAGATGCTCAAGCATTTTCCCAAGAACGTCATGCTCGGCATGGGCGCGCGCTATATCGACGGGGTGTTCTTCAATGTGTTCGGCGTATTCATCATCAGCTACCTGACGCAGCAGATCCATATCGACCGCACCGATGCGCTCATGAGCGTGATGGCCTCGGCGCTGGTGATGTGCCCGTTCATTCCGATTTTCGGTCGCCTGTCGGACAAGATCGGCCGCGCCCGCGTGTACTTCTGGGGCTCTCTGATCACTGGGCTGTCGTCGTTTCCCGCCTTCTGGCTGATTTTGACGCACTCGACCAATCTGCCGGTCATCTGGCTGTCGGTCGTGGTGCCGTTCGGGATCTTCTATGCGGCGGTGTATGGCCCCGAAGCGGCGCTGTTTGCCGAGCTGTTCGACGCCCGCGTGCGCTATACCGGCATTTCGTTCGTCTACCAGTTCTCGGGCATTTTCGCCAGCGGCCTGACGCCGATCATCGCCACCGCGTTGATCAAGGTCGGCGGCGGCCAGCCTTGGCTGATCTGCGCCTATGTGCTGTTCGCGGCGTTGGTCTCGGCTCTGTCGGCCGCAGCCATTGGCAAGCGAGCACAGGCCTACGCCTACGGGACGTAAGCGGCGCCGGACCGCAACCGCGGCGGCCGCCGGGTATGACGCCCAGCGGCCGCCGCGGTTTTGTATTTTCTGGTGCTGGTGCGGCGCCTCAGTCGTGGAAGGTTTTCGCGATATCGAGCGCCGCCTGGCGCAGTTCCGGCACGAAGCTCAGCAGGCTGTCGATGCTGGCGCGCCCGAGCGGGGCCTGCACGGCGATCGCCGCGCAGGCGCGGTTGCGGTCGAGCATGACCGGTACGGCAATCGCAATCAGGCCCTGCAAATGCTCCTGATCATTGATGCCGATCCGGCGCTTGCGCGTGAGCGCGAGTTCCTCGCGTAACGCATCGAGGTCGGTGATAGTGTTCTCCGCTTGCGCGCGCAGCGGCAGCGACGCAATCAGGCGTTCGCGCCGCATCTTCGGCAGCAGGCTGAGCAACAGTTTGCCGCTTGAGGTGCAATGCAGCGGCACATGCGAGCCCGGTTGCAAATGCATGCGCAATGGCCACTGGGTTTCGACCCGATCGAGGTAGACGATATCGTCGCCGCTCAGGATGGTCAGATTGCAGGTCTCGCCGATGCGGTCGACCAGATGCTTGAGGATGGCGTGGCGCGCGGCGGCGGGCCCCGAGTTCA
It contains:
- a CDS encoding MFS transporter translates to MANDSIAIRRVALASVIGATIEWYDFFLYGVIAGIVLNKLYFPGHDQVVSTMLAYTTFAVGFVARPLGGVIFGHFGDRIGRKSMLVLTLLIMGVSTVLVGLVPTYSQIGLWAPVLLLLLRVFQGIGLGGEWGGAVLMTYEYAPPNKRGFYASLPQIGLSIGLCLAAGVVALLSKTLTNEQFLAWGWRAAFLLSALLVFVGMWIRLRVMETPEFASLKNRHAQAKVPFLEMLKHFPKNVMLGMGARYIDGVFFNVFGVFIISYLTQQIHIDRTDALMSVMASALVMCPFIPIFGRLSDKIGRARVYFWGSLITGLSSFPAFWLILTHSTNLPVIWLSVVVPFGIFYAAVYGPEAALFAELFDARVRYTGISFVYQFSGIFASGLTPIIATALIKVGGGQPWLICAYVLFAALVSALSAAAIGKRAQAYAYGT
- a CDS encoding IclR family transcriptional regulator, yielding MSSNQSNAAALRAFRILEILAEADKPLALTDIVSHIELPKQTVHRILKQLESAWLVTRGTGGRYYECSARVRQMAISVLMNSGPAAARHAILKHLVDRIGETCNLTILSGDDIVYLDRVETQWPLRMHLQPGSHVPLHCTSSGKLLLSLLPKMRRERLIASLPLRAQAENTITDLDALREELALTRKRRIGINDQEHLQGLIAIAVPVMLDRNRACAAIAVQAPLGRASIDSLLSFVPELRQAALDIAKTFHD
- a CDS encoding GMC family oxidoreductase, which produces MKRDYDYVVVGAGSAGCVLANRLSENGKYSVCLLEAGPPDRYVWIHIPIGYGKTMFHKVYNWGFYTDPDPNMLGRRLYWPRGRTLGGSSSINGLIYIRGQSADYDRWAAQGNAGWSWQDCLPYFKRLEHNDLGPGATRGTDGPLWATSIPTRNELVEAFIGAANKLGVPRVDDFNTGHQEGVGYYQLTTHNGKRCSTAVAYLKPARHRPNLHVETDAQATKVLFKGTRATGVQYVKHGQQHEVSARQEVILSAGALQSPQLLQLSGVGPGALLQKFGIPVVKDAPGVGENLQDHLQIRLIYEVSKPITTNDQLNSLWGQARIGMQWLVSRSGPLAVGINQGGLFCRALPDEAATPDIQFHFGTLSADQAGGSVHPFSGCTYSVCQLRPESRGTVRIQSTDPLTPPSMQPNYLSADLDRRTAVAGVKFARRVAQADPMRALMKREHRPGHEVQSDDEILHFCREYGATIFHPSGTAKMGPAQDPMAVVDERLRVRGVAGLRVVDCSIMPTLVSGNTNVPVVMVAEKASDMILADAVATREPLAA
- a CDS encoding nuclear transport factor 2 family protein, with the translated sequence MDQQNQVSVEFLQAFSDAWNRHDLDGLMEFMADDCVFQAAGGPELCGKTFAGRAAVREGFALAWQAFPDAQWLDGVHFVCGDRGVSEWTFTGTRADGTRIEARGVDIFTFRNGKIAVKNAFRKDRPPVSGAAR
- a CDS encoding NAD(P)/FAD-dependent oxidoreductase → METILKQASAAGGNGDDSRHGSPTQPSNKYDPQYDPLVAPDPGRGREYAPTYWAATAGPAPDDDGPITHDIDVDVAIIGAGFTGLVTALELAREYGIKATVLEANRVSWGCTSRNGGQAQNASGRLTRSQWIERWGRETALRMHAEIRDGFDYFKHLIESGNIACDPQPGGHLYIAHRPWAMEKLRAQSKVLNEVFNYKSRILSADEVKRQYVGDAECHGAMHEPDGIGVHPLKLAYGYLRMAREGGATVHPSSPVTHWETRNGIHYLTTPGGVVRARAVGVATGGYTSQGLHRQLRNRIMPILSNSMVTRPLTDAEIAVCNFRTNEVITDTRTLRHYYRKLPDNRVQIGSRSAITGRDAPNQRHQQLLIDGLHRKFPALKGIQIDYSWWGWVDVSHDMMPRIVQPDPNETVYYALGYGGNGVMYSAQAGRRMAQWIAGHGRKLDLPIFTSPLPGHMFAPFRRLGQRMLFHWYHFRDERA
- a CDS encoding IclR family transcriptional regulator, which produces METSEEAAARGVSRGTEGGAEEARALRPVAVLAHLAGAGHPLTLSQLSVRLHIPKATLLRLTESLEAGGFIVHAPNERGYMPGPALAHLALATLGNNSFTRSCRAVLRTLVAALGETCNITALDGDRVLYVERVETAEPLRQQLLPGAHVPLHCTASGKLFLAQMSALERKQLLARLPLQRMTPRTLTDAGLLAAELDRMAVRNIGVDNEEFVRGMVAVALPIRAADGHTIAALACHAPTARLSLSDLMQAVPKMEETARRLAPLLQQPAQP
- a CDS encoding amino acid permease; the encoded protein is MYQDPRSNPSSSRLQHSLKQRHMSMIALGGVIGAGLFVGSGVVIHSAGPAAIISFLITGALVVLVMRMLGEMACALPAVGSFYEYARLAFDDRPAAGELAGFLTGWMYWYFWVIVVAVEAVAGASLVQFWLPGVPAWTISLVLLVLLTLTNLVSVASYGEFEFWFASIKVAAIVVFLFLGGLYVLGLWPHATGGLSNITAHGGFMPNGIGPVLSGAVAATGFYFGAEIVTIAAAEAAEPHQAVARATNSVIGRVLFFYVGSILLVVALVPWNSAGMATPYVSALEAIHIPAAANIMNAVVLTAVLSALNSGLYASSRMLFALTRRGDAPAALARLNGRGVPVRAILAGTLFGYAAVVMSYVSPDKVFAFLVNSYGTVAIFVYVLIALSQLRLRARLERQAPERLKVRMWCFPWLTYVAIAGMLGIVTAMAFIPSQRTPLALGVVSLAILLAAFALRSIWRGPRLPQGQYET